In one Cellulomonas sp. JZ18 genomic region, the following are encoded:
- a CDS encoding UxaA family hydrolase — MTTTPAEGPARTTATPAGPDLRPDPHPVPLAHVALLLAADDDVAVTTRDVAAGTSLALPSAPDAPVTVPTDVPRGHKVAVRDLPVGARVHKYGQVIGRTTAPVRAGEHVHAHNLGMDAVAHAYEFGTARVAVPPAATSRTFEGFRRADGRVGTRSYVGIVTSVNCSASTARMIADQFRGPVMEAWPHVDGVVALTHDSGCGLVPTSEGGQVLRRTLRGYASHPNVTGLLVLGLGCEMLAVQGLLADLPASPDTLVEHMTIQDEGGVRATVRAGAAVVRGMLDELETRRRETVPASELVLGLNCGGSDGYSGITANPALGRASDLLVAQGGTTVLAETPEVFGAEHLLTRRAVSEAVGRRLLDRIDWWQEYMTRGGGTLDNNPSPGNKAGGLTTILEKSLGAVAKGGTAELTAVYEYAEPITDRGFTFMDTPGYDPVSVTGLVAGGATVVCFTTGRGSVLGTKPAPCVKIATNTEMYERMREDMDLDAGRIVTGTATIDEVGEEILDLVLAVASGRTTVSEELDLGRDEFVPWQLGAVT; from the coding sequence GTGACCACCACCCCCGCCGAGGGCCCCGCCCGCACCACCGCCACCCCCGCGGGCCCCGACCTGCGCCCCGACCCGCACCCCGTGCCGCTCGCGCACGTCGCGCTGCTGCTCGCCGCCGACGACGACGTCGCGGTCACGACCCGCGACGTCGCCGCGGGCACGTCGCTCGCCCTGCCGTCGGCGCCGGACGCGCCCGTCACGGTGCCGACGGACGTCCCGCGCGGGCACAAGGTCGCCGTGCGCGACCTGCCCGTCGGTGCGCGCGTGCACAAGTACGGCCAGGTGATCGGGCGCACCACCGCGCCCGTGCGGGCCGGCGAGCACGTGCACGCGCACAACCTCGGCATGGACGCGGTCGCGCACGCGTACGAGTTCGGCACGGCGCGGGTCGCCGTGCCGCCCGCCGCCACGTCGCGCACGTTCGAGGGATTCCGGCGCGCCGACGGCCGCGTCGGCACGCGCAGCTACGTCGGCATCGTCACCTCCGTGAACTGCTCTGCGTCGACGGCCCGCATGATCGCCGACCAGTTCCGCGGGCCGGTCATGGAGGCCTGGCCGCACGTCGACGGCGTCGTCGCCCTCACGCACGACTCGGGGTGCGGGCTGGTCCCCACGTCCGAGGGCGGGCAGGTGCTGCGCCGCACGCTGCGCGGGTACGCGTCCCACCCCAACGTCACCGGCCTGCTCGTGCTCGGCCTGGGCTGCGAGATGCTCGCCGTGCAGGGGCTGCTGGCGGACCTGCCCGCGTCCCCCGACACGCTCGTGGAGCACATGACGATCCAGGACGAGGGCGGCGTGCGCGCCACCGTCCGCGCGGGCGCCGCGGTCGTCCGGGGCATGCTCGACGAGCTCGAGACCCGCCGGCGCGAGACCGTGCCCGCGTCCGAGCTCGTCCTCGGCCTCAACTGCGGCGGCTCGGACGGCTACTCGGGCATCACCGCCAACCCCGCGCTGGGCCGGGCGTCGGACCTGCTCGTCGCCCAGGGCGGCACCACGGTGCTGGCCGAGACGCCCGAGGTCTTCGGCGCCGAGCACCTGCTGACCCGCCGCGCCGTCAGCGAGGCCGTCGGGCGGCGGCTGCTCGACCGCATCGACTGGTGGCAGGAGTACATGACGCGCGGTGGCGGCACGCTGGACAACAACCCGTCCCCCGGCAACAAGGCAGGCGGGCTGACGACGATCCTCGAGAAGTCGCTCGGCGCGGTCGCCAAGGGCGGCACCGCGGAGCTGACCGCGGTGTACGAGTACGCGGAGCCGATCACCGACCGCGGCTTCACGTTCATGGACACCCCGGGCTACGACCCCGTCTCGGTGACCGGGCTCGTCGCGGGCGGCGCCACGGTCGTCTGCTTCACCACCGGCCGCGGGTCGGTGCTCGGGACCAAGCCCGCACCGTGCGTGAAGATCGCCACGAACACCGAGATGTACGAGCGCATGCGCGAGGACATGGACCTCGACGCCGGCCGCATCGTCACGGGCACCGCGACGATCGACGAGGTCGGCGAGGAGATCCTCGACCTCGTGCTCGCCGTGGCGTCCGGGCGCACGACCGTGAGCGAGGAGCTCGACCTCGGACGCGACGAGTTCGTGCCGTGGCAGCTCGGCGCGGTCACCTGA
- a CDS encoding ThuA domain-containing protein: protein MPRRADCPRAPRLRRPAPVRRALVLVGRGRYEDPWHDGAATAGVLQPLLADDGWDVRVHGTFPDLLAEDGLVAATLGRPDLVVVAAGNGRSDADFDGTDEDWAGFHAALAGLVRDGVPLLALHASANAFHDAPGWSRTIGGRWVDGTSWHPPIGTARFDVADGEHPVTAGLAGVEAFDERYCDLVVDPGARVLLTTRHEGRDHPVVWVAPGPGRVLYDALGHDVRSWQSPSRRALVRREVAWLASGAA from the coding sequence GTGCCGCGACGGGCAGACTGCCCGCGTGCGCCACGCCTCCGCCGCCCCGCCCCCGTCCGACGCGCCCTCGTCCTGGTCGGGCGCGGCCGCTACGAGGACCCGTGGCACGACGGGGCCGCCACCGCCGGCGTGCTCCAGCCGCTGCTCGCCGACGACGGCTGGGACGTGCGCGTGCACGGAACGTTCCCGGACCTGCTCGCCGAGGACGGCCTCGTGGCCGCGACCCTCGGCCGGCCCGACCTCGTGGTCGTCGCGGCGGGCAACGGGCGCAGCGACGCCGACTTCGACGGGACCGACGAGGACTGGGCCGGCTTCCACGCCGCACTCGCCGGGCTCGTGCGCGACGGCGTGCCGCTGCTCGCGCTGCACGCGAGCGCCAACGCCTTCCACGACGCCCCGGGGTGGTCGCGCACGATCGGCGGCCGCTGGGTCGACGGCACGTCCTGGCACCCGCCCATCGGCACGGCGCGGTTCGACGTCGCGGACGGCGAGCACCCGGTGACCGCCGGCCTCGCCGGCGTCGAGGCGTTCGACGAGCGGTACTGCGACCTCGTCGTCGACCCGGGCGCACGCGTGCTGCTCACCACCCGGCACGAGGGCCGCGACCACCCCGTCGTGTGGGTCGCGCCGGGCCCCGGACGCGTGCTCTACGACGCACTCGGCCACGACGTGCGGTCCTGGCAGAGCCCGTCGCGGCGCGCCCTCGTGCGTCGCGAGGTCGCGTGGCTCGCCTCCGGCGCCGCGTGA
- a CDS encoding LacI family DNA-binding transcriptional regulator, with amino-acid sequence MPARRVTSKDVARRAGVSQSTVSYVLNDAPNQSISRATRERVRQAAEELGYAPSAAARALRRGSTDTVLAVLPDAPVGGALIALVRGMSDMLEPHGHTVVSRRQRDTSSLRQLWQELMPAAIANLAAFPPAEEAAMEAAGIPVVGVSLEGGSGRTVRVPQDLIGRTQAEHLVRTGRTRLAFAAPTDPHLQAFAQGRLTGVRQTCEALGLPEPVVVDVPLHADAAGRAVRRMREREDPVTGICAYNDEVALAVLAGLRETGVAVPAEVAVVGVDNLVAGRLAAPPLTTVDIRPEEVGSTIGRHVLRRLKPGLGLPEPDDEPSIELVVRASS; translated from the coding sequence ATGCCCGCCCGACGCGTGACCTCCAAGGACGTCGCCCGCCGTGCCGGCGTGTCGCAGAGCACCGTGAGCTACGTGCTGAACGACGCGCCCAACCAGTCGATCAGCCGCGCGACGCGCGAGCGGGTGCGCCAGGCCGCCGAGGAGCTCGGCTACGCGCCGTCCGCCGCCGCGCGCGCCCTGCGCCGCGGCTCCACGGACACCGTCCTCGCGGTGCTGCCCGACGCGCCGGTCGGCGGGGCGCTCATCGCCCTCGTGCGGGGCATGAGCGACATGCTCGAGCCGCACGGCCACACGGTCGTGTCGCGGCGCCAGCGCGACACGAGCAGCCTGCGTCAGCTCTGGCAGGAGCTGATGCCCGCGGCGATCGCGAACCTCGCCGCCTTCCCGCCCGCGGAGGAGGCCGCCATGGAGGCGGCCGGGATCCCCGTGGTCGGGGTGTCGCTCGAGGGCGGCTCGGGCCGCACGGTGCGCGTGCCGCAGGACCTGATCGGGCGCACGCAGGCCGAGCACCTGGTGCGCACGGGGCGCACCCGGCTCGCCTTCGCGGCGCCCACCGACCCGCACCTGCAGGCGTTCGCCCAGGGCCGGCTGACCGGCGTCCGCCAGACGTGCGAGGCGCTCGGGCTGCCCGAGCCGGTCGTCGTGGACGTGCCGCTCCACGCCGACGCCGCCGGCCGCGCCGTGCGGCGCATGCGCGAGCGGGAGGACCCGGTCACGGGCATCTGCGCGTACAACGACGAGGTCGCGCTCGCGGTGCTCGCCGGCCTGCGCGAGACGGGTGTCGCCGTCCCCGCGGAGGTCGCCGTCGTCGGGGTCGACAACCTCGTCGCCGGCCGGCTCGCGGCACCGCCGCTGACGACCGTCGACATCCGGCCGGAGGAGGTCGGCTCGACCATCGGCCGGCACGTGCTGCGCCGCCTCAAACCGGGACTCGGCCTCCCGGAGCCCGACGACGAGCCGTCGATCGAGCTCGTGGTCCGGGCCAGCAGCTGA
- a CDS encoding LacI family DNA-binding transcriptional regulator, translating to MSERRVTSRDVARRAGVSQSTVSYVLNRTPGQSISEATRERVLQAAEELGYTPSAAARALRSGTTGVVVGVLADAPLGAVVVQVLEAFGQAVEAQGYSVMFQRRRGRSLDEILQALTPVGVAQFAAFSADELAPARQRGIPVVGVSIDGTNGNVVRIPQHRVGEIQAAHLVERGHTRLGYAASADPLAVLLLRGRLAGVREVCAAHGLPEPVVVDVPLYPDAAARAVRRLRNREEPVTAAVAYDDEVALALLAGAHAVGVRVPEDLAVVGVDDVPMARLAQPPITTVRVHTDDTGTGLARHLLRQLDPGLGLPEPDDEPSIDLVARAST from the coding sequence ATGTCGGAGCGACGGGTCACCTCGAGGGACGTCGCCCGCAGGGCGGGCGTCTCGCAGAGCACGGTGAGCTACGTGCTCAACCGCACACCGGGCCAGAGCATCAGCGAGGCCACCCGCGAGCGCGTCCTGCAGGCCGCCGAGGAGCTCGGGTACACGCCGTCGGCGGCCGCGCGCGCCCTGCGCAGCGGCACCACGGGCGTGGTCGTCGGCGTGCTCGCCGACGCACCCCTCGGGGCCGTGGTGGTGCAGGTCCTCGAGGCGTTCGGGCAGGCCGTGGAGGCGCAGGGCTACAGCGTCATGTTCCAGCGCCGACGGGGTCGGTCGCTCGACGAGATCCTCCAGGCGCTGACGCCGGTGGGCGTGGCGCAGTTCGCCGCGTTCTCGGCCGACGAGCTGGCGCCCGCGCGGCAGCGCGGCATCCCGGTCGTCGGCGTGTCGATCGACGGGACGAACGGCAACGTCGTCCGCATCCCGCAGCACCGCGTGGGGGAGATCCAGGCGGCGCACCTGGTCGAGCGCGGGCACACGCGCCTCGGGTACGCCGCGTCGGCGGACCCGCTCGCGGTGCTCCTGCTGCGCGGACGGCTCGCCGGCGTGCGCGAGGTCTGCGCGGCGCACGGGCTGCCGGAGCCGGTCGTCGTGGACGTGCCCCTCTACCCCGACGCCGCGGCCCGCGCCGTCCGCCGGCTGCGCAACCGTGAGGAGCCCGTCACGGCCGCGGTCGCCTACGACGACGAGGTCGCGCTCGCGCTGCTCGCGGGTGCCCACGCCGTCGGGGTGCGCGTGCCGGAGGACCTGGCGGTGGTCGGCGTCGACGACGTGCCGATGGCGCGCCTCGCGCAGCCGCCGATCACCACGGTGCGCGTGCACACCGACGACACGGGCACCGGTCTGGCGCGGCACCTGCTGCGGCAGCTCGACCCCGGCCTCGGTCTGCCCGAGCCCGACGACGAGCCGTCGATCGACCTCGTCGCACGCGCGAGCACCTGA
- a CDS encoding ATP-binding domain-containing protein translates to MPHRFGADLSALAEAVRGGRADDVLTLLRAGGPHVAFVETAGALPTEAELVPVRDAVVAAGTAVVAAARAGDPGAALDALARHRLLLAHRRGPSGVARWAAQAQVWVEAATDPGHGPRGPWPVGTPLLVTTNDRTTGLANGDTGVVVDDGAGGAVVAFGTPAAPRLVRPHRLPPVEPVHAMTVHRAQGSQYGRVSVLLPPAASPLLTRELLYTAVTRARDAVHVLGTAEAVAAAVERPVRRASGLRFAR, encoded by the coding sequence GTGCCGCACCGGTTCGGCGCCGACCTCTCGGCGCTCGCCGAGGCCGTGCGCGGCGGGCGCGCGGACGACGTCCTGACCCTGCTGCGTGCCGGTGGTCCGCACGTCGCGTTCGTCGAGACGGCCGGCGCCCTGCCGACCGAGGCCGAGCTGGTCCCGGTGCGGGACGCGGTGGTGGCGGCGGGCACCGCGGTCGTCGCCGCGGCGCGCGCGGGCGACCCGGGCGCCGCGCTCGACGCCCTCGCGCGGCACCGGCTCCTGCTGGCGCACCGCCGCGGTCCGTCCGGCGTCGCGCGCTGGGCCGCGCAGGCGCAGGTGTGGGTCGAGGCGGCCACCGACCCGGGGCACGGACCGCGGGGCCCGTGGCCGGTCGGCACACCGCTGCTCGTCACGACGAACGACCGCACGACCGGGCTGGCGAACGGCGACACGGGGGTGGTCGTGGACGACGGCGCCGGCGGCGCCGTCGTCGCGTTCGGCACGCCCGCCGCCCCGCGGCTCGTGCGCCCGCACCGCCTGCCGCCGGTCGAGCCGGTGCACGCCATGACCGTGCACCGCGCGCAGGGCAGCCAGTACGGCCGGGTGTCCGTGCTGCTGCCCCCGGCGGCGTCGCCGCTGCTCACGCGCGAGCTGCTGTACACCGCGGTGACGCGGGCCCGGGACGCGGTGCACGTCCTCGGTACGGCCGAGGCCGTCGCGGCAGCCGTCGAGCGCCCGGTGCGGCGCGCCAGCGGGCTGCGCTTCGCCCGCTGA